The genomic segment GAGATAACGGAGTTCCGGCAACCTACCAAGTTTTTCCAGAACCTGCTCATCCATAGTTTTCACTTCCAAACGCAAGAAAGAGAGGTTGGGAAGACACGAGAGATTAATGCATGACGGCAGCCTAGGGAACTTAATGTTGAACAAATTCAAATGACGGAGATCTTTCGGGAGCACAAAGCCTGGTGCTTCCCACGTGGCTTCAACTGCATCGATAAATTCTTCGAAAAACAGACTTAGATGCTGTATCTTGTGGAGATTGCATAGAGACTCCACCAAATCTTTCTGCAGGCTGTCATCCATCACATCAAACCGAGTCTGGAGCACCCTCAGTTGTTTCAGGCTGCCCAGATCCTTCACAAACCTCTCCATCTTAGACTTGTCGTCTGTGCCAGGTAGTATTATCCTCAGCTCCTCCAGGGATGTCAGCTGTCCAAATCCATCCGGCACTCTCATTCCTTTTGAAGCAGAACATAGGCACATCAACTGTGTTAGCTTGAAGAAACTTGCTGGCAGTTCTCTTATCCCAGTATCCGTCACATCAAGTGTTTGCAGAAACTTCAGATTCTCTATTTGTTTCGGGATCTCACTAATATTTGTACGTCTTAGCCCAAGATATCTCAAATGAAGTAAATTCCCAAGATTCTCAAGACGGACACCTTTGCAATCTTCTATGGCCAGCACACGTAGAAGTTTAAAGCTCGAAAGTGGGACATGTTGATTAATATCACACCTAAACACAATATATGACCTCACTTGTGGCATGTCCATATCGTTAGCCTGAGGAGTAATGTGCTCTGCGATACTATTTTGGTGGGCTAACCTACGTACATTGCCCTTTGATATTGTGCCTTCAACATTATCTAATATAGCAACAAAGTTTTCTTCATATGACAAGTCACGGATGAGATCAAGAACCATATCATGAACACAGCAACCATATACTATGCCATTCCGTTCACTCTCCATTGCCTGGATCATGCTTCTATTTATCAGATCGTTGAAGTATCCTTCTCCGACCTCAAATAACCGTTTCCCCTGTTTCTCATGGACAAAACCTTCAGCTATCCACTTCGATATCAAAGGATCTTTCTCAATAACATAGTCTTCTGGATATGCACTTAGATACAATAAGCATGTCCTTAGATGTGAAGGTAAATCGTAGTAGCTAAAAGATAATATCTGTATAGTATTTTCTACATGCCTGCTATCTTTATGTCCAAAGCCAATAGCACTATAGAGATTGGACCATTCTTCCTTTGGGTTTCCCACCAACAAACTAGCCATTGTGATGATAGCTAACGGTATACCATCACATTTCTTTAGAATTTTATCGCATACCTCATCCGGTTGGTTATCATGACTTTTTTCTTCACCAAATATCCTTGTATAGAATAACTTTTTGGAGTTATCATATGAAAGTGGTTGTAGCTTGTAAACCTCACCAGCTTCTTTGGCAACTTCAAATTTACGAGTAGTTGTGATTATTCTACTTCCACAGTTATTCTCAACAAGAGCCAATTTGATTTTTTCCCAAGACTGTGGCTCCCATATGTCATCAATAACAATGAAATACCTATCCACACGAAAGTGCAAGAGCCACCAGTTACTAAAGCTATCTGCTGCGTCTATAAAAGTAAAGTGTACAAGCATAAAAAAGAAcaatcaaagacatgctcacactaacataaataaGCTATTTATTGGCGGTTCATAATCTTTCTGACTGGTCAACAATCAACCACCAGTAATTGTAATATCAGTTACGAGTTCATAATGCCTCCAGGAAAAATATGTAATTAATCATCTAAGTTTAGTTGTTAATTAATAATATTTAAGTAGTAGACTTAGTCTTAAGTGTGTTGTAAACTAATGCTAAAAACTGTTAAGTGCATTGTTCTTCTGTATAGTTaacagtaaaataaaaaaaatactttcttCTGAAAGTTGAACTAAAAAATGTTATGTAGGAAACTACTTGACTACATGCTGTTATATATGTTGCTAAACTGAAAACTAAAATATGTATGCTtgcaaagggaaaaaaatttaTC from the Phragmites australis chromosome 19, lpPhrAust1.1, whole genome shotgun sequence genome contains:
- the LOC133900440 gene encoding disease resistance protein Pik-2-like isoform X2; translated protein: MDLVTGAMGSLAPKLLQLLQDEYKLHNCVKEEVKSLSKELESIHVFLRKVAEVPWDQLDEQVKVWAREVREASYDMEDVLDTFLVRVEGRDPADPSKLKRFMKKMRNLFSKVKGHHEIAGAIEGIKKQLQEVAERRARYKVDEIVAKTAATTSTIDPRLEAMYKEATQLVGIDKSRGEIISMLTSSQGDDASNKKIMKKVSIVGVGGLGKTTLAKASYDKLKSHYDCGAFVSVGRNPDLVKVFKDILFYLDKHEYKDIHNTGRGIDLLIHELREFLEKKRYFIVIDDIWEPQSWEKIKLALVENNCGSRIITTTRKFEVAKEAGEVYKLQPLSYDNSKKLFYTRIFGEEKSHDNQPDEVCDKILKKCDGIPLAIITMASLLVGNPKEEWSNLYSAIGFGHKDSRHVENTIQILSFSYYDLPSHLRTCLLYLSAYPEDYVIEKDPLISKWIAEGFVHEKQGKRLFEVGEGYFNDLINRSMIQAMESERNGIVYGCCVHDMVLDLIRDLSYEENFVAILDNVEGTISKGNVRRLAHQNSIAEHITPQANDMDMPQVRSYIVFRCDINQHVPLSSFKLLRVLAIEDCKGVRLENLGNLLHLRYLGLRRTNISEIPKQIENLKFLQTLDVTDTGIRELPASFFKLTQLMCLCSASKGMRVPDGFGQLTSLEELRIILPGTDDKSKMERFVKDLGSLKQLRVLQTRFDVMDDSLQKDLVESLCNLHKIQHLSLFFEEFIDAVEATWEAPGFVLPKDLRHLNLFNIKFPRLPSCINLSCLPNLSFLRLEVKTMDEQVLEKLGRLPELRYLSLHTDSVVTISNINAGDRFFQKLRWFRMPFAMVQFQGNEDSSVSFHIWNGNGVVPFGSRKNDRSSLPVAVMPNLQVLQIAVLLECLDGNFDCGNIGLEYLHSLKRVKVCIYCRGASDAKVNEAQAALQNEIEAHRNCPVLDLRLDQVEYIRRRTAEGR
- the LOC133900440 gene encoding disease resistance protein Pik-2-like isoform X1, which encodes MDLVTGAMGSLAPKLLQLLQDEYKLHNCVKEEVKSLSKELESIHVFLRKVAEVPWDQLDEQVKVWAREVREASYDMEDVLDTFLVRVEGRDPADPSKLKRFMKKMRNLFSKVKGHHEIAGAIEGIKKQLQEVAERRARYKVDEIVAKTAATTSTIDPRLEAMYKEATQLVGIDKSRGEIISMLTSSQGDDASNKKIMKKVSIVGVGGLGKTTLAKASYDKLKSHYDCGAFVSVGRNPDLVKVFKDILFYLDKHEYKDIHNTGRGIDLLIHELREFLEKKRYFIVIDDIWEPQSWEKIKLALVENNCGSRIITTTRKFEVAKEAGEVYKLQPLSYDNSKKLFYTRIFGEEKSHDNQPDEVCDKILKKCDGIPLAIITMASLLVGNPKEEWSNLYSAIGFGHKDSRHVENTIQILSFSYYDLPSHLRTCLLYLSAYPEDYVIEKDPLISKWIAEGFVHEKQGKRLFEVGEGYFNDLINRSMIQAMESERNGIVYGCCVHDMVLDLIRDLSYEENFVAILDNVEGTISKGNVRRLAHQNSIAEHITPQANDMDMPQVRSYIVFRCDINQHVPLSSFKLLRVLAIEDCKGVRLENLGNLLHLRYLGLRRTNISEIPKQIENLKFLQTLDVTDTGIRELPASFFKLTQLMCLCSASKGMRVPDGFGQLTSLEELRIILPGTDDKSKMERFVKDLGSLKQLRVLQTRFDVMDDSLQKDLVESLCNLHKIQHLSLFFEEFIDAVEATWEAPGFVLPKDLRHLNLFNIKFPRLPSCINLSCLPNLSFLRLEVKTMDEQVLEKLGRLPELRYLSLHTDSVVTISNINAGDRFFQKLRWFRMPFAMVQFQGNEDSSVSFHIWNGNGVVPFGSRKNDRSSLPVAVMPNLQVLQIAVLLECLDGNFDCGNIGLEYLHSLKRVKVCIYCRGASDAKVNEAQAALQNEIEAHRNCPVLDLRLDQVEYIRRRTDQVSSMGNR